A stretch of the Chelonoidis abingdonii isolate Lonesome George chromosome 11, CheloAbing_2.0, whole genome shotgun sequence genome encodes the following:
- the LOC116839063 gene encoding IgGFc-binding protein-like, whose protein sequence is MADLAVSPEHPKHPDPCSGVQCRRGYQCIDKNGEPDCIPDFRTCNSVYCKEGTTCNIVHGWPRCVPNLLSCHHIKCKQGTVCKLQNGWPSCVPVPSCQNTHCKDGTFCQMTDSGPKCIPVPSCQNTHCKEGTVCNIIDGWPKCVPVPSCQNTQCKKGTMCQVVDGWPKCVPVLSCQNTHCKKGTVCKDIDGWPKCVPVPSCQNTQCKKGTMCQVVDGWPKCVPVPSCQNTHCKEGTMCQVIDGWPKCIPVPSCQNTHCKKGTVCKDTDGWPKCVPVPTCQNTHCKKGTVCKDIDGWPKCIPVPSCQNTHCKKGTVCKDIDGWPKCIPVPTCQNTHCKKGTVCKDIDGWPKCIPVPSCQNTHCKKGTVCHMIYGWPKCIPVPSCHDTLCKEGTVCQVMDGWPKCVPVPSCHNTHCKKGTMCQIIDGWPKCIPVPSCQNTHCKKGTVCQVVDGWPKCIPVPSCQNTHCKKGTVCKDIDGWPKCIPCISVPSCQNTHCKKGTVCKDIDGWPKCVPVPSCQNTQCKKGTACQIIEGWPKCVPVPSCQNTQCKKGTVCQIIDGWPKCIPVPSCQNTHCKKGTVCKDIDGWPKCVPVPSCQNTQCKKGTVCKDIDGWPKCVPVPSCQNTQCKKGTFCIIVDGLPRCVPVPSCQNTQCKKGTVCQIIDGWPKCIPVPSCQNTHCKKGTVCQIIDGWPKCIPVPSCQNTHCKKGTFCSIVDGWPNCVPVPSCQNIQCKKGTRCQITDGWPKCIPVPSCQNTHCKKGTFCTVVDGSPRCVPVPSCQNTQCKKGTVCKDTDGWPKCIPVPSCQNTHCEKGTFCSVVDGSPRCVTMPSCQNTQCKKGTVCKVEDGWPKCVSVPSCQNTHCKEGTLCQEEDGWPKCVPVPSCQNTHCKEGTVCKLDDGWPKCVHIPPSCKEIQCKEGTACKMVNGWPNCLPVPSCQNTHCKEGMVCEMLQGWPMCVSSPPLSCAAFLCQEGTMCEMGKDGPKCVPVPPSCLNFQCPPGTVCEIVHGWPNCVPVPSCHHFKCKEGTVAAPLSPPSCAKTACKPGTVCQMVNGWPKCMPKKPSCDGIQCKPDTVCRMLDGWPKCVQKKPSCENIRCKPDTLCQMVDGWPQCVPRKPSCDGIHCKLGTVCRMVGNWPKCVPKKPSCDSVHCKPGTVCQMVDTWPLCCVPKKPSCETILCKPDTLCQMVDGWPQCVPRKPSCASIRCKPGTVCQMVNGWPKCMPKKPSCDGMYCKPGTLCQVVNGWPKCVPTHKSCDTVQCSKGMVCEVAGGWPQCVPASRSQPVCWASGHPHYHTFDGHSYDFHGTCSYTVVKTCRHKPKIPAFHIIAKSQKRDNTRVSFVSQVTVKTYHYNITMVKYEYGLARVNGQRTRLPVSLHDGKLWLHQRGGQLVVEAEFGLKVYYDWNYYLVVKVTKAFLGQLCGLCGNYNGDPSDDFLTPSGHPAANAVEFGKSWKVEDGDRQCRHGCKGKCWGCSPELVRRYRGEAYCGLITKTAQNGPFRHCHALINPKAFLDDCVADLCTYDGYKQILCRALKTYVDACQREGAVVKDWRKQAGCPLPCPENSQYQLCGSACPSTCNNFASLDKCRLPCMETCQCKQGYMLDGGQCIPKGRCGCIHKGRLYAPGEHFWGDKKCQQKCQCNLHSRKVTCQLSRCQEGEECRVTNGIRSCYPTRYGTCSALGESHYITFDGLHYDFRGTCVYLLAGLCHKNSSLVKFQVLVQYQRKGSQSGSGTKVVEIQVYGVKLVIIHGKVRLNGLQINLPYNIDYDKISAYHRGWDIVVKTAFGLTVTFDGQNHIRVKVPVTYGRTVCGLCGNFDGEDDNDMTMSNLLPAPTPSDFGRSWKARDIPGCMEMEKEDCMDIARVEKQHRKGKKECGLLLNRDGPFKKCHNKVNPEGYFKDCIFDRCSHKDNQSVVCHILACYAAACQAAGAKIYEWRTNKFCRPPCPQNSHYKMCSSSCPATCRSLYVPTRCPSKCREGCVCNEGFVLSGDQCVPLSQCGCVHRGFYYKPGETFYPNGFCKQKCSCQAGGIVECHHFSCSPNEECRVVDGIQKCHPVVPRTGTCHAAGDPHYLTFDGFPFDFQGNCTYVLAKSCVRKGYLPSFAIHVKNERLGRSKAAVTNTVSIIVYRRTFTLVRNRNGVVLVDGISYYVPFQLESGLVRVYYHGANVVLHTKFGLHISFDLNYYLAITVPKSYRRQTCGLCGNYNGKPHDDLLRPNGHLARDLRDLGVSWRVKVPGAVCDHGCASLVCPACQESRKASYVHNNYCGIIRAPYGPFSACYSTLNPTVFFNNCVHDLCKAGGNRQLMCRSIHSYVTACQAAGVKIKPWRTKKFCPKNCPANSHYKLCANPCSSGCKGVANITKCPKICAEGCQCNKGYFWAGNECISIRHCHCFRKGRYYKPGERVLTRRCRQRCRCIPRGGVVCQSFQCPAGELCELSQGRWGCVRRDGNCTITRGDVFTSYDGVSGKVPLDGTYEISSLIDTRAASWFRVVVEFQTCKKCRAPRVTAVTVYFHKLTILVNRNGRVLVNGHPVKLPARPSRAVSVSRAGNVVTVAQGSALRVLFSTSGDVTVRIDGKLARKVQAACGNYNGNSADDLRLPDGTVLDNIGEVLSYWRFSENPQDDYD, encoded by the exons ATGGCTGACCTAG CTGTGAGTCCCGAGCATCCCAAGCACCCAGATCCCTGCAGTGGGGTGCAGTGCCGAAGGGGGTACCAGTGCATTGACAAGAATGGAGAGCCAGATTGCATCCCTGACTTTCGAACCTGCAACTCAGTGTACTGCAAAGAAGGGACTACTTGCAATATTGTACACGGCTGGCCCAGGTGCGTCCCCAACCTGCTGTCCTGCCATCACATCAAATGCAAACAGGGGACTGTGTGCAAACTTCAGAATGGCTGGCCCAGCTGTGTCCCTGTGCCCTCCTGCCAGAACACCCACTGCAAGGATGGGACCTTTTGCCAGATGACAGACAGTGGGCCCAAATGCATCCCCGTACCATCCTGCCAGAACACGCATTGCAAGGAGGGGACAGTGTGCAATATCATAGATGGGTGGCCTAAATGTGTTCCTGTGCCATCCTGCCAGAACACCCAATGCAAAAAAGGGACCATGTGCCAGGTTGTAGATGGCTGGCCCAAGTGTGTCCCTGTGCTATCCTGCCAGAACACCCACTGCAAAAAGGGCACTGTGTGCAAAGATATAGATGGCTGGCCTAAATGTGTTCCAGTACCATCCTGCCAGAACACCCAATGCAAAAAGGGAACCATGTGCCAGGTCGTAGACGGCTGGCCAAAGTGTGTCCCTGTGCCATCCTGTCAGAACACCCACTGCAAGGAGGGGACCATGTGCCAGGTCATAGACGGCTGGCCCAAGTGCATCCCTGTGCCATCCTGCCAGAACACCCACTGCAAAAAGGGCACAGTGTGCAAAGATACAGACGGCTGGCCCAAGTGTGTCCCTGTGCCAACCTGTCAGAACACCCACTGCAAAAAGGGCACAGTGTGCAAAGATATAGATGGCTGGCCCAAGTGCATCCCTGTGCCATCCTGCCAGAACACCCACTGCAAAAAGGGCACAGTGTGCAAAGATATAGATGGCTGGCCCAAGTGCATCCCTGTGCCAACCTGCCAGAACACCCACTGCAAAAAGGGCACAGTGTGCAAAGATATAGACGGCTGGCCCAAGTGCATCCCCGTGCCATCCTGCCAGAACACCCACTGCAAAAAGGGCACAGTGTGCCACATGATATATGGCTGGCCCAAGTGCATCCCTGTGCCATCCTGCCATGACACACTCTGCAAAGAGGGCACCGTGTGCCAGGTCATGGATGGCTGGCCCAAGTGTGTCCCTGTGCCATCCTGCCATAATACTCATTGCAAAAAGGGTACCATGTGCCAAATCATAGATGGATGGCCCAAATGCATCCCCGTACCATCCTGTCAGAACACCCACTGCAAAAAGGGGACCGTGTGCCAGGTTGTAGACGGCTGGCCCAAGTGCATCCCTGTGCCATCCTGCCAGAACACCCATTGCAAAAAGGGCACAGTGTGCAAAGATATAGATGGCTGGCCCAAGTGCATCCCT TGCATCTCCGTGCCATCCTGCCAGAACACTCACTGCAAAAAGGGCACAGTGTGCAAAGATATAGATGGCTGGCCCAAGTGTGTCCCTGTGCCATCCTGCCAGAACACCCAATGCAAAAAGGGCACTGCGTGCCAGATCATAGAAGGCTGGCCCAAGTGTGTCCCTGTGCCATCCTGCCAGAACACCCAATGCAAAAAGGGCACTGTGTGCCAGATCATAGACGGCTGGCCCAAGTGCATCCCTGTGCCGTCCTGCCAGAACACCCACTGCAAAAAGGGCACTGTTTGCAAAGACATAGACGGCTGGCCCAAGTGTGTCCCTGTGCCATCCTGCCAGAACACCCAATGCAAAAAGGGGACTGTGTGCAAAGATATAGATGGCTGGCCCAAGTGTGTCCCTGTGCCATCCTGCCAGAACACCCAATGCAAAAAGGGGACATTTTGCATCATAGTAGATGGCTTGCCTAGGTGTGTCCCTGTGCCATCCTGCCAGAACACCCAGTGCAAAAAGGGCACTGTATGCCAGATTATAGATGGCTGGCCCAAGTGTATCCCTGTACCATCCTGCCAGAACACCCACTGCAAAAAGGGCACTGTGTGCCAGATCATAGACGGCTGGCCCAAGTGTATCCCTGTGCCATCCTGCCAGAACACCCACTGCAAAAAGGGGACTTTTTGCAGCATAGTAGATGGCTGGCCCAACTGTGTCCCTGTGCCGTCTTGCCAGAACATCCAGTGCAAAAAGGGAACCAGGTGCCAGATCACAGATGGCTGGCCCAAGTGTATCCCTGTGCCATCCTGCCAAAACACTCATTGCAAAAAGGGGACTTTTTGCACCGTAGTAGATGGCTCACCTAGGTGTGTCCCTGTGCCATCCTGCCAGAACACACAGTGCAAAAAGGGCACAGTGTGCAAAGATACAGATGGCTGGCCCAAGTGTATCCCTGTGCCATCCTGCCAGAACACCCACTGCGAAAAGGGGACTTTTTGCAGCGTAGTAGATGGCTCGCCTCGGTGTGTCACTATGCCATCCTGCCAGAACACACAGTGCAAAAAGGGCACTGTGTGCAAGGTTGAAGATGGTTGGCCAAAATGTGTCTCTGTACCATCCTGCCAGAATACCCACTGCAAAGAGGGGACCCTCTGCCAGGAGGAAGATGGCTGGCCCAAGTGTGTCCCTGTGCCATCCTGCCAGAACACCCACTGCAAAGAGGGGACTGTGTGCAAGCTTGACGATGGTTGGCCTAAGTGTGTTCACATCCCACCATCCTGCAAAGAAATCCAGTGCAAAGAAGGAACAGCATGCAAGATGGTAAACGGCTGGCCCAACTGCCTCCCTGTGCCATCTTGTCAGAACACCCATTGCAAAGAGGGCATGGTGTGTGAGATGCTTCAGGGCTGGCCCATGTGTGTCTCCTCCCCGCCTTTATCATGTGCTGCCTTTTTGTGCCAAGAAGGGACCATGTGCGAGATGGGGAAAGATGGCCCCAAGTGTGTTCCCGTGCCACCATCCTGCCTGAATTTCCAGTGCCCACCAGGGACTGTGTGCGAGATCGTTCACGGCTGGCCCAATTGTGTCCCAGTGCCATCCTGCCATCACTTCAAGTGCAAAGAAGGCACTGT AGCTGCCCCATTGTCTCCGCCATCTTGTGCTAAAACTGCCTGCAAACCGGGCACCGTGTGCCAGATGGTGAATGGCTGGCCCAAGTGCATGCCAAAGAAACCCTCCTGTGATGGCATCCAATGCAAACCAGATACCGTGTGCCGGATGCTGGACGGTTGGCCCAAGTGCGTGCAAAAGAAACCCTCCTGTGAGAACATCCGTTGCAAACCAGATACTTTATGTCAGATGGTGGACGGTTGGCCCCAGTGCGTGCCAAGGAAACCCTCCTGTGATGGCATCCATTGCAAACTGGGTACTGTGTGCCGGATGGTGGGCAACTGGCCCAAGTGCGTGCCAAAGAAACCCTCCTGTGACAGTGTGCATTGCAAACCAGGCACCGTGTGCCAGATGGTGGACACCTGGCCTCTGTGT TGTGTGCCAAAGAAACCCTCCTGTGAAACCATCCTCTGCAAACCGGATACCTTGTGTCAGATGGTGGATGGTTGGCCACAGTGTGTGCCAAGGAAACCCTCCTGTGCCAGCATCCGTTGCAAACCAGGAACAGTGTGCCAGATGGTGAATGGATGGCCCAAGTGCATGCCAAAAAAACCCTCCTGTGATGGTATGTATTGCAAACCGGGCACCTTGTGCCAGGTGGTGAATGGCTGGCCCAAGTGCGTGCCAACCCACAAATCCTGTGACACTGTCCAGTGCAGCAAAGGGATGGTGTGCGAGGTGGCAGGTGGTTGGCCCCAGTGCGTTCCGGCATCACGCTCCCAGCCCGTCTGCTGGGCCTCAGGCCACCCCCACTACCACACCTTCGACGGGCACAGCTACGACTTCCACGGCACCTGCAGCTACACTGTGGTCAAGACCTGCAGACATAAGCCCAAGATCCCTGCCTTCCACATCATCGCCAAGAGCCAGAAGCGCGACAACACACGGGTCTCCTTCGTCAGCCAGGTCACCGTCAAGACCTACCACTACAACATTACCATGGTCAAATACGAGTACGGGCTCGCCAGG GTGAACGGCCAGCGGACCCGCCTGCCCGTCTCCCTGCACGATGGGAAACTCTGGCTCCACCAACGGGGAGGCCAGCTGGTTGTGGAGGCCGAGTTCGGCCTGAAGGTCTACTACGACTGGAACTACTACCTGGTGGTCAAGGTCACCAAGGCCTTCCTGGGCCAGCTGTGTGGCCTGTGTGGCAATTACAATGGCGACCCCAGTGATGACTTCCTCACCCCCTCGGGGCACCCCGCTGCCAATGCCGTGGAGTTTGGCAAGAGCTGGAAGGTGGAGGATGGTGACAGACAATGCCGGCATGGCTGCAAGGGAAAGTGCTGGGGCTGCTCGCCGGAGTTGGTGAGGCGCTACCGTGGAGAGGCCTACTGTGGTCTGATCACCAAGACAGCCCAAAATGGCCCCTTCCGGCATTGCCATGCCCTGATCAACCCCAAAGCCTTCCTTGATGACTGCGTGGCCGACCTCTGCACCTACGATGGCTACAAGCAGATCCTGTGCCGGGCGCTCAAGACTTACGTGGACGCCTGCCAGCGGGAGGGCGCCGTGGTGAAAGACTGGAGGAAGCAGGCTGGCTGCC ctctgccctgcccagaaaacAGCCAGTACCAGCTCTGTGGCTCCGCCTGCCCTTCCACATGTAACAACTTTGCATCCCTGGACAAGTGCCGCTTGCCCTGCATGGAGACCTGCCAGTGCAAGCAGGGCTACATGCTGGACGGGGGTCAGTGCATCCCCAAAGGGCGCTGTGGCTGCATCCACAAGGGGCGTCTCTACGCCCCCGGAGAGCACTTCTGGGGGGATAAGAAGTGCCAGCAGAAGTGCCAGTGCAACCTGCACAGCAGGAAGGTCACCTGCCAGCTCTCCCGGTGCCAGGAGGGTGAGGAGTGCCGGGTGACCAACGGCATCCGGAGCTGCTACCCCACCCGCTACGGaacctgctctgccctgggggaGTCACACTACATCACCTTCGACGGGCTCCACTACGACTTCCGTGGCACTTGTGTCTACCTCCTGGCTGGCTTGTGCCACAAGAACTCCAGCCTGGTGAAGTTTCAGGTCCTGGTGCAGTACCAGAGAAAGGGCAGCCAGAGTGGCTCTGGCACCAAGGTGGTAGAGATCCAGGTCTACGGAGTGAAGCTTGTCATTATCCACGGAAAAGTCCGG CTGAACGGCCTGCAGATCAACCTCCCCTACAATATCGACTATGACAAGATCTCGGCCTATCACCGGGGCTGGGACATAGTAGTGAAGACAGCCTTTGGCCTAACCGTGACCTTTGATGGCCAGAACCACATCCGGGTGAAGGTGCCAGTCACCTATGGCCGCACAGTGTGTGGCCTGTGTGGCAATTTTGATGGGGAAGATGACAATGACATGACCATGAGCAACCTGCTGCCGGCACCCACCCCATCGGACTTTGGGAGGAGCTGGAAGGCCCGAGACATCCCAGGCTGCATGGAGATGGAGAAAGAAGACTGCATGGACATAGCAAGGGTGGAGAAGCAGCACAGGAAGGGCAAGAAAGAGTGCGGGCTCCTCCTGAACAGAGATGGCCCATTCAAGAAGTGCCACAACAAGGTGAACCCAGAGGGGTACTTCAAAGACTGCATCTTCGACCGCTGCTCCCACAAGGACAACCAGAGTGTAGTCTGCCACATCCTCGCCTGCTATGCTGCAGCCTGCCAAGCAGCTGGTGCCAAGATCTATGAGTGGAGGACCAATAAATTCTGCC GGCCACCCTGCCCCCAGAACAGCCACTACAAGATGTGCTCCAGCAGCTGTCCGGCCACCTGCCGCAGTCTCTACGTCCCAACCCGCTGTCCCAGCAAGTGCCGGGAGGGCTGCGTGTGCAACGAAGGCTTTGTGCTGAGCGGTGATCAGTGCGTCCCCCTCTCCCAGTGCGGCTGTGTCCACCGGGGCTTCTACTACAAGCCGGGCGAGACCTTCTACCCCAATGGCTTCTGCAAGCAGAAGTGTTCATGCCAGGCAGGAGGGATTGTGGAATGCCACCATTTCTCCTGCAGCCCCAACGAGGAGTGCCGGGTAGTGGATGGCATCCAGAAGTGCCACCCAGTGGTGCCCAGGACTGGCACATGCCATGCTGCCGGTGACCCCCACTACCTGACCTTCGATGGCTTCCCCTTCGATTTTCAAGGCAACTGCACCTACGTCCTTGCCAAGAGCTGTGTCCGAAAGGGCTACCTGCCCTCCTTTGCAATCCATGTGAAGAATGAACGGCtgggcaggagcaaggctgcTGTCACCAACACTGTGTCCATCATTGTCTACAGACGCACATTCACATTGGTGCGGAACAGGAATGGCGTTGTCCTG gtggaTGGCATCTCCTACTACGTTCCCTTCCAGCTGGAGAGCGGCTTGGTGCGTGTTTACTACCATGGTGCCAATGTGGTGTTGCACACAAAATTTGGCCTGCACATCTCCTTTGACCTGAACTACTATTTGGCCATCACTGTGCCCAAGAGCTACCGTAGACAGACCTGTGGCCTGTGTGGCAACTACAATGGCAAACCACATGACGATCTCCTGCGGCCCAACGGCCACCTGGCCCGAGACCTGCGGGACTTGGGTGTCTCCTGGAGGGTGAAAGTCCCCGGGGCAGTGTGTGACCACGGCTGTGCCAGCCTGgtctgccctgcctgccaggagTCCCGGAAGGCAAGCTATGTCCACAATAACTACTGCGGCATCATCCGGGCACCCTATGGGCCCTTCAGCGCCTGCTACTCCACCCTCAACCCCACTGTCTTCTTCAACAACTGCGTGCACGACTTGTGTAAAGCTGGGGGGAACCGGCAGCTGATGTGCAGGTCCATCCACAGCTATGTCACTGCCTGCCAGGCCGCTGGTGTCAAAATCAAGCCCTGGAGGACCAAGAAGTTCTGCC CCAAGAActgcccagccaacagccattACAAACTCTgtgccaacccctgctccagcGGCTGCAAAGGGGTGGCCAACATCACCAAGTGCCCCAAGATCTGCGCTGAAGGGTGCCAGTGCAACAAAGGCTATTTCTGGGCTGGCAACGAGTGCATCTCCATTCGGCACTGCCACTGCTTCCGCAAGGGCAGGTACTACAAG